The window GACTCGCCCATGAACGTGGGCGTGGCCGGCGGTGGGGCGGTCGAGGCCGGCGAGGACGTTGAGCAGCGTGCTCTTGCCCGAGCCCGACGCCCCCACGACGCAGACCAGCTCCCCGCGCTTGACCTCCAGGGTCGCGCCCTGCAGCGCGACCAGGAGCCGGTCGTCCTGCGGAAACGCCATGGTCAGGCGGTCGACGCTGACCGCGTGCTTGTCGGAGAGCTGGAGGACGTTGCTGCTCACAGGCCGCTGACCGCCGGTTGGCTGTGCTCGGCGAGCACCTGGTTGAGGAGCGTCAGGTCGTAAATGCCGTTGAGGTCGACGCTGCCGAGCAAGCCGACGCCGTGGGCGCGGTTGGCGTCGGCCTTGAGCGTGGCGCCAAGCGGGTCGAGGGTGAAGGTCATATGCGACCAGGCGGCGGCCACCACCCCCGCCCCCAGTTTCTGGGACGTGATCTCGGCGACGGCGTCGTTGGTCGCCTGCTGCGCGCCGGCGGTGTTCGAGTTCAGGTAGCCGATCGCCTGGTAGAGACCCTCGAGCAGGGCCTTGGTTCTCTTCGGATGCGCCCGCAGGAAGTCGGTTCTCACGATGAGGTTCGTGGTCACGAACTGGCCCCGCGGCCACAAGTCACGCTCATCCACGAGGGCCTTGCCGCCGCCCTCGACGACCAGCCGGCTCGCCCACGGCTCGGGGACCCAGGCGCCGTCGATCTGGCCCTGCTTGAACGCGACCAGGGTCTGCGAGTTGTCCTGCGGCACGATGCTCACGTCGCCGCCGCCGGTGGTGTCGGCATGGAAACCGTGGTCCTTCAGGAACCAGCGCAGGGCGATGTCCTGGGTGCCGCCCAGCTGAGGATCGGCGATCTTCTTGCCCTTTAGGTCGGCGATCGACGTGATGCTGGGCTTGACCACGAGGAGGGTGCCTCCGGACGTGGCACCGGCGATGACGCGGATGGCCTCGCCGTGCGACCGCGCGTACGCGATCGTGGTCGGATTCGGACCGGCGAAGCTGACGTCGATCGAATTCGAGAGGATGGCCGTGACCGCTTCGCCGCCGGCGTTGAAGGTGTGGGTCTCGAGCTTGACGCCGGTGCCGAGGGCGCCGGCGAAGAATCCTTGCCTCACGCCCACCAGGGCGGGCGCGTGAGTGAGGTTGGGAAAGTAGCCGAGCCGGACCACGAGCGGCGCGTCGTCGGTTGGGGCCGCGGAGCTGACGGCCTGGCCGCAGGCGAGCGGCATCAGGGCCGTCAGCGCGAAGGCCAGGGTTTTCAACCCCCCGAACCGCGCTCGACCCTTCGTCGGTGTCACCGGTTGCGGTTCCCGGGCGTGCTCGGTTGCGGCCGGTCGAGCGTCCAGTGAAGGCCGCACTCTTTGACTTCGTCCTGCTCCCACCACCACCGGCCCGCACGCTCTGACTCACCGGCCGTGGTGGCGCGGGTGCAGGGCGCGCAACCGATCGAGGTGTAGCCGTGGTCGTAGAGCGAGTGATAGGGAACCTTGTGCTCGCGTATGTAGCTCCAGACCTGGTCTCTGGTCCACCCGGCCAGCGGCGCGATCTTGGCGATCCCGCCGTGCTCTGGATCGTCGTCCACGACCGGCGTCTGGGCGCGAGTGGCCAGCTGCGCGCGGCGCAGGCCGGTCACCCAGGCGTCGTAGCGCGCCAGCGCGAGAGCGAGCGGTCTCGATTTTCGGACGTCGCAGCACAGCCGGCGCAGGTCCGGTGACTGGTGGAAGAGGTTCGTGCCGTGGCGGCTGACCATTTCACGGACCTCCTTCGAGGCCGGGGCGACGACGTCGACCGCGATCCCGTACCGCTGCCGCACCCGGTCGATCATGTCGTGGGTTGCCTGCGGCAGTCGGCCGGTATCCAGGGTGAGCACGTTCACCCTCTTCGTGATCCGCGCCGACATGTCGATCAGCACCGACGACTCGGCCTGAAAGCTCGTGACGAGCGCGACTCGCGGGAACGACTCGAACGCCCAGCGCAGAACGGCTTCCGGGCTCGATCCGGACAGGATGGCGGCCGGCGCCGATGCGCTCACGCCGTCTGCTCGCTGAGGACGAATCGCTCACGCAGCGTGTCGAACCCGACGCGATCGACCCAGTCGCCGAAACCCTCACCGGACTGGCGCTGCGCCCCGAATTCGGCCAACATCGGTCGCAGCATCGACGTGATCTCCGTGAGCGGCACGTTGGGCGCATAGAGGCGGTTCAAGCGCGTGCCCTCGAAATCTCCGCCCAGCATCACGTCGTACTTGCCCAGCGTGGTGCCGACAAAGCCGACGTCGCCCAGGTAGGGCCGCGGGCACCCGTTCGGGCAGCCGCCCATGCGGAAGCTGATGCGCTCCTCACCCAGCCCGAGCCCTTCGAGCACGGAGGCGATCTCCCGGATGAGGTCCGGAAGAGCGCGCTCGGCCTCGGCGACGGCCAGGCCGCACGTGGGGAGCGCCGGGCAGGCCATCGAGTGGCGCACGGCGCGGGGGATCGACTCGACGGCGGCGATCCCATGCTCCGCCATCAGCTGCTCCACGCGCGGGCGCTGAGCCGGCTCGATGCCGGCGAGGATGACGTTCTGCTGCGCTGTCAGCCGGACCTGCGGCCGGATCTCCTCGACGATCCTCCGCAGACCGGTTCGCAACCGGACCTCGCCGGCGTCGGCGATGCGGCCGTTCTCGATGTAGATCCCGACGTAGAGCCCGCCGTCGCCCTGCTCGTGCCAGCCGAGGTGATCGTCGACCGGCTTCCAGCGCAGCGGTTCGGGCGGTTGGAGAGCGAACGGCAGGCGTCGCTGGACCTCGCCGCGAAACCAATCGAGGCCGCGATCCGCGATCGTGTACTTGAGCCGGGCGTGACGGCGGTTGGTGCGGTCGCCGTAGTCGCGCTGCACGGCCACCACCTCGCGGGCGACGTCGACGATCTGGTCCGGGCCGATGAAAGCCAGAGGCTGCGCTATCGCGACGAACGTCTCGGGCTTGTTGTGGGTCCTGCCGAGACTGCCACCGACCAGGACGTTGAAGCCCCGCAGGGAGCCGTCGGGTCCATGCATCGCGACGAACGCGAGATCGTTGGCGTATGCGTCCACACAGTTGTCGCCCTCGATGGCGACCGTGGTCTTGAACTTGCGCGGCAGGTACTGCTCGCCGTAGAGCGGTTCGACCTCGGGCTCGGATGACTGCACGACCTCGCCGTCGAGCCAGATCTCGTGGTAGGCCCCGGTGCGAGGCGTGAGCGCCGCCACCAGGCCGGCTATGGATCGATGCAGCTGCTCGTGAAACCGATCCGATCTCGGTTCGGGGCAGCACATGATGTTGCGCTCCACGTCGCCACAGCCGCTCAGGGTGGTCATCAGAGCCGCGTTGATGGCGGCGATGGATTTCTTGATGTCAGCCTTGAGCACACCGTGCAGCTGGAAGTCCTGCCGGGTGGTCGCGCGCAGCGTGCCGCTCCCCCAGCGCCCGGCGATGTCGTCGTGGGCAAGATATGCGTCGGCCGAGACAACGCCTCCAGGGACGCGCGTCCGGATCATCAACTGGTGGTACTTGTTGAGACCCATGGCGCGGGCCTCCTTGCGGCGGTCGCGGTCGTCCTGCTGGTAGACACCGTGAAACTTGAGCACCTGCACCGCTTCCTCGGTGAACGTGGGCGTGTCCTCGAGCAGCTCCTCCTTGACCAGGCCTCGGAGGTGATTGCTGTTGGCCTTGATCGACTCGTTCTTGGAGAAGCCGTCAAGCGTGGGCGTGCAGCCGCATGCCTTGCACATGGACTAGGCCCGCGGGCGCGCGCGCCCGCCTGAACCGAAGACAACGACTATGAGTTCCGACAATTTGGGTGCGCCTCCGCTGAAAAGCTGATGCCGACAAAGCCACGCCGAAAGTCAGGCGCGGGATTGAGGAAGGTTCGCCGCTTCCTCGAGAGTCCCTGCGGCGCGGCCGCGGGAGCCGGCTAGCTACAGAAGCAGCTGGCGCAAAGGGCGTAGTCGATCGCTCGACGGCGTGTGAGCGCCGGCCTTGACCGGGGCCCGACATGCAGGACGTCGCGAGTGAGGAAGCTACGCACCGTCCAGGTAGCTTAGCGGATGAATTCGAGCGGTGGCGTGTCGCCGTCAGCCAAATGATTCCGCTCAGGTTTGGATGTCACCGCCAATCGCACCCTCGGGATCGGCCTCCGGCGCGGCCCTACGACGCTCAGTCCCGCTGCCGTGGCGCCCATTTCGCGGGGACGGGCTGATGGGCGGCCAGTCGGGTCAGCAAACGATCGGGCTCGCTCTCGGCGATCAGCATCCGTGCGGACTCGTCTCTCATGAACCCCTCATCGACCGCGTGGCGCAGGAGCTGGAGCAGCAAATCGAAGTAGCCGCCGGCGTTGAGCACGGCGCAGGGCTTGGTATGCAAGCCCAGCTGCGCCCAGGTGAAGGCCTCGAACAGCTCCTCGAACGTGCCCGCTCCACCAGGCAGCGCCACGAAGCCGTCGCCGAGCTCGGCCATCAGGGCCTTTCGCTCGTGCATGGTTTCGACGACCCGAAGCTCGGAGAGGCCGGCATGGGCGATCTCACGCGCGACCAAAAGACGTGGGATCACCCCGACCGCCTCACCGCCGGCTGCCAGCACCGTATCGGCCAGCACGCCCATGAGGCCGACGGCGGCCCCACCGTAGACGAGGCTGAAGCCGCGTGCGACCATCTCCCGCCCCAGGCGCCGAACCGCTGTCGCGTACTCCGGCCGGCGGCCGAGCGACGACCCGCAGTAGACAGTCAGCCTCACGTCCGGAAATCTTGTCAGCTCCGCAAGCTCCGCGCCGTCCCCCGAATGAGAAGAGGCGGCCCGAAGGCCGCCTCTCACATCGTGGAGACCGCGGAATCCTCAGCTCACCGTGCACGAGTCGAAGCTGACGGGCCCCTGCCCGCCGGCGTCAGTGCTGAAATGGAACGCCTCGTGGTATCGGATGGCCGTGCCACCTGGCAGCGTGAGCTGGCCGTCTGAAGTCGCGTGGGCGACCTGATTCAGGTTGTTGAACGAGATCCCGAACCACTCGGTGGCGCGGCCCGTTATCCCATCGGGCGAGCTGAGAGCCACGGGGCCCGTCTCCGTCATGGTCGCCCAGAATTCGGGACCGGTGGTGAGCCCCGTCACGTGCGCGATGGTGTTGGCGCTGATCAAGAGAGCAGACACCCCGACCGCGTTCAGGCACGGGCCGACGAATATCGGCGACGGGACATCCTTGGCCGTCACCGTGCACGTCGCCGCGCCATTCCCGTTGGCGACGGGAAAGCACGGCGGCCCGCCGGCCGCGGAGACCGGCGCGGGCGTAAACGCGAGCGCACCGAGCACGAGAAGAACAACGACGGCTTTCCTCATGGTTGACTCCCTCCTGAAAGCTGCGCCGCCGGCACCCCAGTTGGGGCGAAGGGTAGCCACTATCGACCGTGGCGTCAACGCGCCGGCACCACTCGGCCGACCACCCGCAGGGCGAGACCGAGACGCCACCCGGGCAGCGCCTGCAGCAACTAGACTTGGAATTGAATGGCTGAGGTCGCGACTCGCGTGGCGCCGGTTCCCATGCACCGGTCCGGCAAGGCGATGATCGCGTCCGACCGCATCGCCCGGCGCGTGTGCCAGCTCGGCCAGCAGATCTCCGAGGTCTACTCCGACATCGACACCCCGCTGGTCATGGTCGTGATCCTGAAGGGCGCCACGGTTTTCGCGGCCGACCTCCTGCGCAGCCTCAGCATTCCCGCCGAGCTCGAGTTCGTGCGGGCCGCCAGCTACGGGTCCGGGGTTTCGAGCAGCGGCCGGGTTCAGATCGCCCACATGGTGGACGGCCCGCTGGTCGGCCGCCACGTGCTGCTGGTCGAAGACATCGTCGACTCCGGGCGGACCCTCGGCACCATCATGAGACGCTTCCGCCGGCTCAAGCCCGCGTCGCTTCGCCTGGCGGCTCTGCTCGACCGCCCGGCGCGGCGTGAGGTCCCGGTCAGGATCGATTTCTGCGGTTTTGTGATCCCCGATCGTTTCGTCATCGGCTACGGCCTCGACTACGCCGGCCTGTATCGCGAGCTGCCGGGCATCTATTCGCTCGGCTGAGCACCCCGGGCTAGCGCTCCTCCCGCACGTACGGCGTGCCCAGCGCGGCCGGCGCGCCCAGCCGCTGCTTGGCCCAGCCCGTGGAGACGACCACGAGCACGACGACGGTCATCGTGTAGGGCAGCGCCCCGAACACCTCCGGCGGCAGGTGCACCTGTCGCGCCTGGAGCACGAAGCCAAGGCTCGAGAGGAGCCCGAAGAGGTAGGCGCCGGCGAGGGTCGCCTCCGGGCGCCAGAAGGCGAAGATCACGAGCGCGATCGCGATCCAGCCGGCCCCTGAGGTCATGCCGTCGATCCAGTTGGGCGTGATCGCCAGGCTGTAGTACGCGCCGGCGACGCCGGCCAGAAGACCGCCGGCCAGCGTGTGCGCGTAGCGGTACCGGGCCACGTTCACCCCCATCACGTCGGCGGTCTCCGGCGACTCCCCGACCGCCCTCAGGTGGAGGCCCGTCCGGGTTCGATAGAGATAGAGCCAGGCCAGGATCACCAGCGCCCAGGAACCGTAGACGAGCGCGTTCTGGTGAAACAGGATCGGACCGACGACCGGCGCGTTCGACAGGCCGAGCACGTTGAGCGCGCTGAATTCGCGCAGCGCGGGCTGACCTCCGAGTTTGGTCGCGTTGCCGACGTACGAAGAGAGCCCGGTGGCTCCCGCGAAGATCGTGAGCGCCAGCCCTGAGACGATCTGGTTCGCACGCAGCCCGACGGCGAGGATGGCGTGGATCAGCGCGGTGGCCAGCGCCGCGACGCCGCCGATCAGCGTGGCCAGGAGGAGGACGAACCAGTCGGGGCCCGGCAGATGCTGCACGCACCAGAAAGCGGTGACGGCCCCGATCAGCATCATGCCCTCGACTCCCAGGTTGAGAACTCCTGAGCGCTCCGCCAGCAGCTCGCCCACTGCGGCGAAGACCAAAGGAGTGCCGTAGAAGATCGCCGACGCGGCCAGCACGACGGCGATGCTTTCGTTGACGTTCATGTCCAGCTCACTCCGCCACCGGCGCGGCGGCCACGGCGCGAGGCGGTTCCGCGCGCCGGGCCGAAAACGAGACTCGATAGCGCAGCAGCAGCTCGCCTCCGAGAGCGAAGAACAGGATCATCCCCTGCAGCACCCCGACGAGTCCGGCCGGGAAGTCCGGCCCCTGCAGGCTGTAGCCCGCATTCGCCAGGCCGCCGAGAAGGAACGCCACCACGCCAACCGCGAACGGGTTGTAGCGGGCCAGCGCCGCCACGACGATGCCGGCGTAGCCGAAGCCTGCCTGCTGGAGGCCGCGCGGATCGAGCACGTGCCGGAAGTCACCGATCTCGCTCGCCCCGCCGAGGCCGGCAAGCGCTCCGGAAAGACCCATCATCGCCACCACGACGCGGCGGGTCCTGACGCCCGCATAGCGGGCCGCGGGCGGAGAGTCGCCCTGCACGCGGGCGTCGAAGCCGAAGCTCGTCGAACGGTACAGGAGCCAGAGCACCGTGGCGGCGAGGATCCCCAGCAGGAAGCCGAAGGGCACGTTCAAGGTGACGATCGGACCGAGGACGAGGTTGAAGTTCGGCCACATCGCGGCGTCGGGCAGCATCTTGCCCTGGGGAAATGCCCTGGCGCTGAAGGTCGTCAGGTCCCGCCAGTAGGACCTGCTGTCGAAGATGAGGTACGTGAGCAGGAGGCCGGCGACGTAGTTGAGCATCAGCGTGGTGATGATCTCGTTGGTGTTGAAGTAGGCGCGCAGCAGACCGGGGACGACGGCCCAGGCGGCTCCCGCGACCAGGCCGCCCGCGATCATCCCGGCGATGATCACCAGGCCCGGCCGGCCGTGCAGGGCAAGGCCGGCGCCGGACGCGCCGACGGCGCCGAGATACAGCTGGCCCTCGGCTCCGATGTTCCAGAGCTTCATCCGGAACGCCGCCGCGGCCGCCAGCCCGGTCAGGAGCAGCGGCGTGGCGGTGACCAGCGTGTTGGTCAACGCGCCCGGCGCGATGAAGCCGCGGTCGAAGAGCCGGGCGTAGGTCGCGACGGGATCCTTGCCCGCAACGAGCAGCACGACGGCGGCGGCGGCGAAAGCCGCCACGAGCGACGCGACCGGGACGGCGACCACGAGCCAGCGCGGGGCGGTCAGGCGCCTCTCGATCCTCACGCCGGCGAGCCCGCCATCATCAGGCCGAGCTGCTGGACGTCCGCTTCGCCCCGGGGGACCACGCCCACGACCCGGCCCTCGTACATGACCGCGATCTGGTCCGCCAGCATCAGGATCTCGTCGAGGTCCTCGCTGATCAGCAGGATGCCGACGCCATCGCGCGCCGCCCGAATCAGCAGGGCCCGCACCCCCTCGGTGGCGCCCACGTCCAGGCCTCGGGTCGGGTTGGCGGCCACGATCACCTTCGGCCGGCTCGAGAGCTCGCGAGCCAGGACGACCTTCTGCACGTTGCCGCCCGACAGGAGCCGGGTCTGGGTGTCAGGACCCGGGGCGGCGATCGCAAAGCGAGTCATCAGCTCCTTCGCGTGCGCCCTGATGCGGTCGTGGCGCAGCCATCCACGAGTGGAGATGGGCGGGCGCCGGTGGGACTTCAAGATCAGGTTGTCGGCGACCGACAGGCTCGGTGAGACGCCGGTGCCGAGCCGGTCCTCGGGCACGTGTGCGATCCCGCGGGCGATCGCCTCCCCCGGATCACCGCTCCGCAGGCCGCGACCCGCCACCCAAACCGCTCCGCCGGTCCGGGGCCTGGTGCCCGCGATGACCTCGGCGAGCTGCCTCTGGCCATTGCCGGAGACTCCGGCGACCCCGACGATCTCCCCCTTGTGAACGCTCAACCGGACGTTGTGCAGCGCCTCGATCCCCAGGTCGTTGTCGGCGCAGACGTCGTCCAGCTTCATGACGACCTCGCGATGCCCGGCATACGGCTCGCCCTTGGCCTGGGCGAAGACGACCTCCCGGCCGACCATCATCCTGGCCAGCTCGGCGGGGCTGGTCCCGCTCGTCTTCACCGTCCCGACCAATCCACCCGCGCGCAGCACCGTCACCCGGTCGGTGACGGCCATCACCTCTTCGAGCTTGTGCGAGACGAACACCACGGTCCGGCCTTCATCAGTCATGCGACGCAGGGTCTCGAAGAGGTCCTCGGACTCCTGCGGCGTCAGCAGGCTGGTGGGTTCGTCGAGGATCAGGATGCGCGCGCCCCGATAGAGCGCCTTCAGGATTTCGACCCGCTGCTGCTCGCCCACCGAGAGCTGCCAGATGCGCGCCCTGGGATGAACCGGCATCCGATACCGCTTGGCCAGCTCGCCGACTTGGGTCTCGATGGTCTTCGGCGAGGTCCGGAGCCAGGCGGCTCCGCGATGGCCGAGGACGATGTTGTCGGCCACGGTCAGAGATGCGGCGAGCCGGAAGTGCTGGTGGACCATCGAGACCCCGGCCCGCATCGCATCACGCGGCGAGCGGAACTCGACGGTGCGGCCGTGGATCGCGATCTCGCCTGAATCCGGACGGTAAAGGCCGGCCAGGATGCTGGCCAGAGTCGACTTGCCGGCGCCGTTCTCCCCGAGCAGAGCGTGAACCTCGCCCTCGAGAGCTTCGAAATCGACCGCGTGGTTGGCCAGAACGCCGGGGAAACGCTTGGTGATGGAACGCATGGTCACCGCCGGGACTGCCCCGGCGGCGACCTGATCCACGATCGCGCTCGTCAGCTGCCCGTGGGGCTCCCGATCACACCCTGCACGAACCAGTTCATGGTCAGAATCTGGTCGAGGGTGAGCTTGCTGCCGGCCGGCACCTTGACCGCGCCCGACTGGTCGTTCAGCGGTCCGGTGAACTCGTAGAACGTGCCGGCGACCAGAGCCTGCTTCTTGGCGTTGATCGCCGCCTGGGACCCGGCGTCGACCGACTTCCCAAACGGCGCGATGTCGACGAAACCGTCCGCTAGGCTGCCGTAGTAGCTGCCGGTCTTCCACGTCCCGTTCATGGCCGCTCTGATGCGCGTGAGCTCGTACGGGCCCCAGTGGTAGACGGTGCCCGTGAGCCATGCGTCGGGCGCGAACGACTGCTGGTCCGAGTCGTAACCCGACCACTTCAGACCGGCCGCCTTGGCCGCCTCCCCGGTGGCCGGGCTGTCCTGGCCCTGACCGAGGACGTCGACGCCCGCGGAGATCAGGCTCTCGGCCGCCTTCTTCTCCTTGGCCGGGTCGAACCACGTGGTCGTCCAGATGACCTGGACGGTGGCCCCTGGGTGAGTCGCCTGCGCGCCCAGGGTGAAGGCGTTGATCTCCCGGATCACTTCAGGGATCGGGAAGGGGGCGACGAAGCCGATCTTGCCCGACTTGGTGACAGCGCCCGCCGCCATTCCGGTCAGATAGTCAGCGTCCTCCGCGGCGCCGAAGAATTCAGCGAGGTTGGTCTCAGTCTTGAACCCGGTCGCCTGCTCGAAGTACACGTTCGGATACTTCTTGGCGGCGGCGTCCATCTGGTCCTGGAAACCGAACGAGGTGCCGAAGATGATCTTGTTCCCGTCCGCGACGAGGCTGTCGATCACCTGGGCGGCCTGAGGACCTTCGGGGACGTTCTCTTTGAAGGTGGTGACCAACTGGGATCCGAGCTGCTGCTGGACGTACAGGCGGGCGTCGTCGTGGGCCTTGGTCCAACCCGCGTCGCTCGCGCTCCCGACGTAGATCCAGGCGGCTTTGAACGGGGGGTTGGACGTCGTCGTGGTCGTGGTGCCGCCGCCACAGGCGGCCAGGCCCACGGCCGCCAGCGCGAACACCGTCAAACGTTTTATCACGAGTCGACCCTCCTGTCGGTTCAACAGCGCCCAGGGGCGCACTTCCATACCAGAGGCGGGACCACTGGATCCAACGTGCTTATATT of the bacterium genome contains:
- a CDS encoding ABC transporter substrate-binding protein; this encodes MPLACGQAVSSAAPTDDAPLVVRLGYFPNLTHAPALVGVRQGFFAGALGTGVKLETHTFNAGGEAVTAILSNSIDVSFAGPNPTTIAYARSHGEAIRVIAGATSGGTLLVVKPSITSIADLKGKKIADPQLGGTQDIALRWFLKDHGFHADTTGGGDVSIVPQDNSQTLVAFKQGQIDGAWVPEPWASRLVVEGGGKALVDERDLWPRGQFVTTNLIVRTDFLRAHPKRTKALLEGLYQAIGYLNSNTAGAQQATNDAVAEITSQKLGAGVVAAAWSHMTFTLDPLGATLKADANRAHGVGLLGSVDLNGIYDLTLLNQVLAEHSQPAVSGL
- a CDS encoding phosphoadenylyl-sulfate reductase — translated: MSASAPAAILSGSSPEAVLRWAFESFPRVALVTSFQAESSVLIDMSARITKRVNVLTLDTGRLPQATHDMIDRVRQRYGIAVDVVAPASKEVREMVSRHGTNLFHQSPDLRRLCCDVRKSRPLALALARYDAWVTGLRRAQLATRAQTPVVDDDPEHGGIAKIAPLAGWTRDQVWSYIREHKVPYHSLYDHGYTSIGCAPCTRATTAGESERAGRWWWEQDEVKECGLHWTLDRPQPSTPGNRNR
- a CDS encoding NADPH-dependent assimilatory sulfite reductase hemoprotein subunit, with protein sequence MCKACGCTPTLDGFSKNESIKANSNHLRGLVKEELLEDTPTFTEEAVQVLKFHGVYQQDDRDRRKEARAMGLNKYHQLMIRTRVPGGVVSADAYLAHDDIAGRWGSGTLRATTRQDFQLHGVLKADIKKSIAAINAALMTTLSGCGDVERNIMCCPEPRSDRFHEQLHRSIAGLVAALTPRTGAYHEIWLDGEVVQSSEPEVEPLYGEQYLPRKFKTTVAIEGDNCVDAYANDLAFVAMHGPDGSLRGFNVLVGGSLGRTHNKPETFVAIAQPLAFIGPDQIVDVAREVVAVQRDYGDRTNRRHARLKYTIADRGLDWFRGEVQRRLPFALQPPEPLRWKPVDDHLGWHEQGDGGLYVGIYIENGRIADAGEVRLRTGLRRIVEEIRPQVRLTAQQNVILAGIEPAQRPRVEQLMAEHGIAAVESIPRAVRHSMACPALPTCGLAVAEAERALPDLIREIASVLEGLGLGEERISFRMGGCPNGCPRPYLGDVGFVGTTLGKYDVMLGGDFEGTRLNRLYAPNVPLTEITSMLRPMLAEFGAQRQSGEGFGDWVDRVGFDTLRERFVLSEQTA
- a CDS encoding TIGR00730 family Rossman fold protein → MRLTVYCGSSLGRRPEYATAVRRLGREMVARGFSLVYGGAAVGLMGVLADTVLAAGGEAVGVIPRLLVAREIAHAGLSELRVVETMHERKALMAELGDGFVALPGGAGTFEELFEAFTWAQLGLHTKPCAVLNAGGYFDLLLQLLRHAVDEGFMRDESARMLIAESEPDRLLTRLAAHQPVPAKWAPRQRD
- the hpt gene encoding hypoxanthine phosphoribosyltransferase encodes the protein MHRSGKAMIASDRIARRVCQLGQQISEVYSDIDTPLVMVVILKGATVFAADLLRSLSIPAELEFVRAASYGSGVSSSGRVQIAHMVDGPLVGRHVLLVEDIVDSGRTLGTIMRRFRRLKPASLRLAALLDRPARREVPVRIDFCGFVIPDRFVIGYGLDYAGLYRELPGIYSLG
- a CDS encoding ABC transporter permease — encoded protein: MNVNESIAVVLAASAIFYGTPLVFAAVGELLAERSGVLNLGVEGMMLIGAVTAFWCVQHLPGPDWFVLLLATLIGGVAALATALIHAILAVGLRANQIVSGLALTIFAGATGLSSYVGNATKLGGQPALREFSALNVLGLSNAPVVGPILFHQNALVYGSWALVILAWLYLYRTRTGLHLRAVGESPETADVMGVNVARYRYAHTLAGGLLAGVAGAYYSLAITPNWIDGMTSGAGWIAIALVIFAFWRPEATLAGAYLFGLLSSLGFVLQARQVHLPPEVFGALPYTMTVVVLVVVSTGWAKQRLGAPAALGTPYVREER
- a CDS encoding ABC transporter permease, yielding MRIERRLTAPRWLVVAVPVASLVAAFAAAAVVLLVAGKDPVATYARLFDRGFIAPGALTNTLVTATPLLLTGLAAAAAFRMKLWNIGAEGQLYLGAVGASGAGLALHGRPGLVIIAGMIAGGLVAGAAWAVVPGLLRAYFNTNEIITTLMLNYVAGLLLTYLIFDSRSYWRDLTTFSARAFPQGKMLPDAAMWPNFNLVLGPIVTLNVPFGFLLGILAATVLWLLYRSTSFGFDARVQGDSPPAARYAGVRTRRVVVAMMGLSGALAGLGGASEIGDFRHVLDPRGLQQAGFGYAGIVVAALARYNPFAVGVVAFLLGGLANAGYSLQGPDFPAGLVGVLQGMILFFALGGELLLRYRVSFSARRAEPPRAVAAAPVAE
- a CDS encoding ABC transporter ATP-binding protein translates to MRSITKRFPGVLANHAVDFEALEGEVHALLGENGAGKSTLASILAGLYRPDSGEIAIHGRTVEFRSPRDAMRAGVSMVHQHFRLAASLTVADNIVLGHRGAAWLRTSPKTIETQVGELAKRYRMPVHPRARIWQLSVGEQQRVEILKALYRGARILILDEPTSLLTPQESEDLFETLRRMTDEGRTVVFVSHKLEEVMAVTDRVTVLRAGGLVGTVKTSGTSPAELARMMVGREVVFAQAKGEPYAGHREVVMKLDDVCADNDLGIEALHNVRLSVHKGEIVGVAGVSGNGQRQLAEVIAGTRPRTGGAVWVAGRGLRSGDPGEAIARGIAHVPEDRLGTGVSPSLSVADNLILKSHRRPPISTRGWLRHDRIRAHAKELMTRFAIAAPGPDTQTRLLSGGNVQKVVLARELSSRPKVIVAANPTRGLDVGATEGVRALLIRAARDGVGILLISEDLDEILMLADQIAVMYEGRVVGVVPRGEADVQQLGLMMAGSPA
- a CDS encoding BMP family ABC transporter substrate-binding protein; translation: MEVRPWALLNRQEGRLVIKRLTVFALAAVGLAACGGGTTTTTTSNPPFKAAWIYVGSASDAGWTKAHDDARLYVQQQLGSQLVTTFKENVPEGPQAAQVIDSLVADGNKIIFGTSFGFQDQMDAAAKKYPNVYFEQATGFKTETNLAEFFGAAEDADYLTGMAAGAVTKSGKIGFVAPFPIPEVIREINAFTLGAQATHPGATVQVIWTTTWFDPAKEKKAAESLISAGVDVLGQGQDSPATGEAAKAAGLKWSGYDSDQQSFAPDAWLTGTVYHWGPYELTRIRAAMNGTWKTGSYYGSLADGFVDIAPFGKSVDAGSQAAINAKKQALVAGTFYEFTGPLNDQSGAVKVPAGSKLTLDQILTMNWFVQGVIGSPTGS